Proteins encoded by one window of Enterococcus saccharolyticus subsp. saccharolyticus:
- a CDS encoding AI-2E family transporter yields MFERVKQSKLFFWSLELLVLATLILVLSKIGFVFQPVVTFFTTLFAPVLIAGFLYYLLNPMVELLTKRLKIKRIIAIVIVFVLLVLALVLMISSIIPNLVIQISQLAENIPDFVEQVENWAYGIADTEIVKQMFKQVDVMEQLEKMNLSYGAILQRFLSGLSSSLGSIVGSIASATMTLVTAPFILFYMLKDGDKVVPNIEKAIPEKRREQVKELLGKLNKTLSNYISGQAIECIFVATFTFLGYLIIGVDYAFLFGVIAGITNLIPYLGPYLGLLPAVAVTIFNDPFKALLCCVVVLIVQQLDGNIIYPNVIGKSLAIHPLTIIIVLLVAGNIAGLLGIFLGVPFYAVCRTIVLFIIQVIKEDKTKQKQGELLG; encoded by the coding sequence ATGTTTGAACGAGTGAAACAATCAAAACTCTTTTTTTGGTCACTAGAATTATTAGTTTTAGCAACATTAATTTTGGTTTTATCAAAAATTGGTTTTGTTTTTCAACCAGTCGTAACATTTTTTACGACATTGTTTGCGCCGGTCTTAATTGCGGGCTTTTTGTATTACCTATTAAATCCAATGGTTGAGTTATTAACCAAAAGACTAAAAATCAAACGAATCATCGCTATTGTTATTGTCTTTGTTCTATTGGTTCTAGCATTAGTCTTAATGATTAGTAGCATTATTCCAAACTTAGTGATTCAGATATCACAATTAGCAGAAAATATTCCTGATTTTGTGGAACAAGTGGAAAATTGGGCATATGGCATTGCCGATACTGAAATCGTTAAACAAATGTTTAAACAAGTCGATGTAATGGAACAATTGGAAAAGATGAACTTATCTTATGGAGCGATTCTACAACGCTTTTTAAGTGGACTGTCTAGTAGTTTAGGCTCAATTGTTGGCTCAATTGCCTCTGCGACAATGACATTAGTTACTGCACCATTTATTTTGTTTTACATGTTAAAAGATGGTGATAAAGTTGTTCCAAACATTGAAAAAGCAATCCCAGAAAAACGACGCGAGCAAGTCAAAGAATTATTGGGTAAACTAAATAAAACATTGTCAAACTACATTAGTGGCCAAGCAATTGAATGTATTTTTGTTGCTACATTTACTTTCTTAGGTTATTTAATTATCGGCGTAGACTACGCGTTCTTATTTGGTGTTATTGCGGGTATTACTAATTTAATCCCTTATCTAGGTCCTTATTTAGGTTTATTACCAGCAGTAGCAGTAACCATTTTCAATGATCCGTTTAAGGCATTGTTATGTTGTGTAGTCGTGTTAATTGTTCAACAATTAGATGGTAATATTATCTATCCAAACGTTATTGGTAAGAGTTTAGCTATCCATCCATTGACTATTATTATTGTGTTATTAGTTGCTGGAAATATAGCTGGTTTGCTAGGAATTTTCCTAGGTGTACCTTTCTATGCAGTATGTCGTACAATTGTTTTATTTATAATTCAGGTTATAAAAGAAGATAAAACGAAGCAAAAACAAGGGGAATTATTAGGATAA